Below is a genomic region from Aneurinibacillus migulanus.
CTGCAAAAACACGCAACTTCCGTGATATCGAACTTTGGAAAGACGTAACAGATGAACAATGGAACGATTGGCTCTGGCAGCTTACTCATACAATAAAAACCGTAGAAGACTTAAAGAGAGTCGTAAACTTGACTCCTGAAGAAGAAGAAGGCGTACGAATTTCCACACAAACTATTCCGCTGAATATTACACCGTACTATGCATCACTTATGGACCCGGATGATCCACGTTGTCCAGTGCGTATGCAATCGGTTCCGGTATCAGCAGAGATTATGAAAACAAAATACGATTTAGAAGACCCGTTGCACGAAGATGAAGATTCTCCAGTACCGGGTTTGACACATCGTTATCCGGATCGTGTGCTGTTCCTGGTAACCAACCAGTGCTCCATGTATTGCCGCTACTGTACACGTCGCCGCTTCTCCGGCCAAGTAGGTATGGGCGTGCCGAAGAAACAACTCGATGCGGCCATCAACTATATCGCCAACACTCCAGAAGTGCGTGATGTTCTCATTTCCGGTGGCGATGGCCTATTAATTAATGATACGGTACTCGAATATATTTTGAAAAACCTACGTGCGATTCCACATGTGGAAATCATTCGCATTGGTACGCGCGCTCCTGTCGTATTCCCGCAACGGATTACAGAAAATCTGTGCAATATCTTGAAGAAGTATCATCCGGTATGGCTGAATACGCACTTCAATACACCGCTTGAAATCACGCCTGAATCAAAGCTAGCCTGTGAAATGCTTGCAAACGCTGGGGTTCCGGTTGGGAATCAGGCCGTTATTCTTGCAGGTATTAATGACAGCGTGCCGATTATGAAGAAACTTATGCATGAACTTGTAAAAATCCGCGTTCGTCCATACTATATCTATCAGTGCGACCTGTCCGAAGGTATTGGCCATTTCCGTGCACCGGTGTCTAAAGGCCTTGAAATTATGGAAGGTTTACGCGGCCACACATCTGGCTATGCGGTACCGACATTCGTAGTGGATGCGCCAGGCGGCGGCGGTAAAATTGCGCTACAGCCAAATTACATGATTTCTCAAAGTCCGGATAAAGTCGTACTACGCAACTTCGAAGGGGTTATTACTTCTTATCCGGAACCGAAGAATTATGAGGCGGGACGTGCAGACGCGTACTTCAACGAGCATTATGGCATTGTGCAAGAAGAAGAAACAGTAGGAATTAGCGCCATTATGCGTGATGAGAAATTCAACCTCGTACCAGAAGGCTTACGTCGTATGAATAAACGTAAACAATATGAACAAACCGATGATCACGCCTCCCTAAAAGACCGCCGTGATAAACGCGACGAGATGAAGGCGAAGTTAGCCAAGACGAAAAATAATCAATAATCAACAAGGGGGGAACATGAATGAAATGCATCTGGTGCGAGACCGAGACAGCCACAGAAGGCATCCAGGATTGCTATTGGGTTACGCCGGACGGAAAAAACACTGTGCACATCCAGAATATTCCTTCTGTTGATTGCCCGAACTGTTACGATAAGTTCGTTCCGGAAGATACTTCACAAAAAATTGAAGATGCGCTTTACTTGAATGATATCTCCTCCCTAGGTACGAAGTTCACATACGAACAACTACTTGAGGCGCCGCGCATCAATATGTTTAAAGCAAAATCAGAGTAAATCCATAAATGCGAGACGTGCACCCACCCTGCCGTCTCGCATTTTTCTTTATGTCTTCTTTCTTCTTCACGTATGAAATTCCACATTCTCTCCAAAATAATACAAGCGACTACTTATGACAGAAGGAGAATGCATATGGCAAGCAAGGCAAAAAACAAGAAGCTTACTCCCACGCAAATCGAATACCAAAAGGTTTCACAGGCGCATGAACCACCCCGGCCAGTGTTCAAAAATGTACTGCGTGCTTTTTTTATCGGGGGTGCTATCTGCCTGTTCGGGCAGGTTATTCAAAGCTTTTTCATTAACTACTTTAATTTTACAGAGAAAACGGCGGGCGATCCGACCGTTGCCGTTCTTATCTTTATCTCTGTTCTTCTGACCGGGATTGGCGTCTATGACAAAATTGCACAGTATGCCGGGGCCGGCACGGCTGTACCTGTAACGGGGTTTGCCAACTCTATCGCTTCGGCTGCACTTGAGCACCGCAGCGAAGGTCTTGTATTAGGCGTTGGGGGCAACATGTTCAAGCTAGCCGGTTCTGTTATTGTATTCGGTGTTTTCGCCGCCTTTATTATTGGTCTGCTAAAATGGGCCTGGATGACGTTAGGAGGGATATCATAATGCTTCAGGGACACCAGTCATGGATTTTTCGGAATAAGCCTGTTATCCTCTCCTCTGCGGCTGTTGGAGGACCGTTTGAAGCCCAGGGAAATTTAGCTGATGACTTCGATCTTTTATATGGCGATATTTGGCTCGAACAGGATAGTTTTGAGAAGGCAGAAAAGAAAATGCTTGAGGACGCCTGCGATACCGCCATCAAAAAAGCGGATATTCAAAAAGGTGACATTAACTTTTTTCTGGCCGGTGATTTAATGAACCAGATTATCTCCAGTAGCTTCTCCGCCCGGACTGTCGGCGTGCCTTACCTGGGGATTTTCGGCGCCTGCTCCACTTCCATGGAAGGTCTGGCACTCGCTGCCCAGCTCGTCGACAGCGGAGCAGCCAAATATGCGCTTGCCGGAACATGCAGTCATAATTGTACGGCTGAGAAACAATTCCGTTATCCGACAGAATATGGTTCGCAGAAGCCTCCGACTGCTCAATGGACAGTTACTGGTGCGGGAGCCGCGGTCGTCGCTTCTTCCGGGAATGGTCCGCGCGTCGTCTCGGCTACTGTCGGCCGGGTAATCGATATGGGTATTTCTGATCCGTTCAATATGGGAGCTGCGATGGCACCGGCAGCGGTAGACACGATTCAAGCGCATTTCCGCGATTTGCAAATTACTGCCGATCATTACGATATTATCGCCACAGGTGATTTAGGACAAGTCGGACATGCCATTGCTAAAGACTTATTCAAGAAACACGGAATTGACGTTCCAGAAAATAAACTGACGGATTGCGGTCTGCTTATCTACAGCAAGGATCAGGAAGTAATGTCTGGAGCAAGTGGCTGCGCTTGCTGTGCAACCGTAACGTACGGTCACCTTCTTAGACGTCTGCGTGCCGGAGAGTGGAAACGCATGCTCATTGTAGCTACGGGTGCACTTCTCTCTCCGCTCAGTTACCAGCAGAACGAAAGCATTCCATGCGTGGCACACGCAGTCGCTATCGAACAATGATTTCATAGACAGGAGGCATACAGTATGATTTTTTTCTGGGCTTTTGTTATCGGCGGTCTCATCTGTGTGATCGGGCAGTTATTAATGGATGTAGGGAAACTAACACCTGCTCATACGATGTCCACCCTAGTTGTAATGGGCGCTGTGCTCGACGGTTTGGGGTGGTATGAGCCTCTCATCAAGTTTGCCGGGGCCGGTGTAACTGTACCGATTACCAGTTTTGGTAACGCACTCGTTCACGGGGCTATGCAGGAGATGCAATCCGATGGGGTTATCGGTATTATCACCGGTATTTTTGAAGTAACGAGCGCCGGAATTTCGGCGGCTATTATTTTTGGATTTCTTGGCGCTTTGGTGTTTAAACCAAGAGGATAAGCACATACTATCTGCTGTGGAGGTGAAGGTCATGACAGTATCAGCACAAGTCAAACAGGCAATCGCAAGTTTGAAAAGCGCACAAGCCAGCTTGGAAACATTCGCATTAAGCACACAAAACCAGCAAGCAAAGCAGCTTTTCACCCAAAACGCGCAACAGACGCAATCAATCATCGATGCGCTAGAACCTCGGGTTCAACAACTCGAACAAGAAGAGCCTCAATACAAAGGGTTTTAATTTGCGAACGCCAGGGTGAGTCTTTGACTCACCTTCCTTATATTCCAACGAGGTGAATACACATGAATGATGTTGTTCAAATCGCATTACGCGCCTTCTTCGCGCTTGTGGTTCTATTCGCCATCACTCGATTTACCGGGAAAAAGCAACTAGCACAGCTAACATTCTTCGAATACATAGTCGGCATTACGATTGGTGATATCACCGCTGTCATTGCGACAGACATCGAGAACAACCTAGTTCATGGCTACACGAGCCTCCTTGT
It encodes:
- the kamA gene encoding lysine 2,3-aminomutase, with the protein product MSLLEKDLNKGQHTPALGEGWHAAPAKTRNFRDIELWKDVTDEQWNDWLWQLTHTIKTVEDLKRVVNLTPEEEEGVRISTQTIPLNITPYYASLMDPDDPRCPVRMQSVPVSAEIMKTKYDLEDPLHEDEDSPVPGLTHRYPDRVLFLVTNQCSMYCRYCTRRRFSGQVGMGVPKKQLDAAINYIANTPEVRDVLISGGDGLLINDTVLEYILKNLRAIPHVEIIRIGTRAPVVFPQRITENLCNILKKYHPVWLNTHFNTPLEITPESKLACEMLANAGVPVGNQAVILAGINDSVPIMKKLMHELVKIRVRPYYIYQCDLSEGIGHFRAPVSKGLEIMEGLRGHTSGYAVPTFVVDAPGGGGKIALQPNYMISQSPDKVVLRNFEGVITSYPEPKNYEAGRADAYFNEHYGIVQEEETVGISAIMRDEKFNLVPEGLRRMNKRKQYEQTDDHASLKDRRDKRDEMKAKLAKTKNNQ
- a CDS encoding YokU family protein; this encodes MKCIWCETETATEGIQDCYWVTPDGKNTVHIQNIPSVDCPNCYDKFVPEDTSQKIEDALYLNDISSLGTKFTYEQLLEAPRINMFKAKSE
- the spoVAC gene encoding stage V sporulation protein AC, translated to MASKAKNKKLTPTQIEYQKVSQAHEPPRPVFKNVLRAFFIGGAICLFGQVIQSFFINYFNFTEKTAGDPTVAVLIFISVLLTGIGVYDKIAQYAGAGTAVPVTGFANSIASAALEHRSEGLVLGVGGNMFKLAGSVIVFGVFAAFIIGLLKWAWMTLGGIS
- the spoVAD gene encoding stage V sporulation protein AD, whose protein sequence is MLQGHQSWIFRNKPVILSSAAVGGPFEAQGNLADDFDLLYGDIWLEQDSFEKAEKKMLEDACDTAIKKADIQKGDINFFLAGDLMNQIISSSFSARTVGVPYLGIFGACSTSMEGLALAAQLVDSGAAKYALAGTCSHNCTAEKQFRYPTEYGSQKPPTAQWTVTGAGAAVVASSGNGPRVVSATVGRVIDMGISDPFNMGAAMAPAAVDTIQAHFRDLQITADHYDIIATGDLGQVGHAIAKDLFKKHGIDVPENKLTDCGLLIYSKDQEVMSGASGCACCATVTYGHLLRRLRAGEWKRMLIVATGALLSPLSYQQNESIPCVAHAVAIEQ
- the spoVAE gene encoding stage V sporulation protein AE — encoded protein: MIFFWAFVIGGLICVIGQLLMDVGKLTPAHTMSTLVVMGAVLDGLGWYEPLIKFAGAGVTVPITSFGNALVHGAMQEMQSDGVIGIITGIFEVTSAGISAAIIFGFLGALVFKPRG
- a CDS encoding DUF1657 domain-containing protein produces the protein MTVSAQVKQAIASLKSAQASLETFALSTQNQQAKQLFTQNAQQTQSIIDALEPRVQQLEQEEPQYKGF